The following proteins come from a genomic window of bacterium:
- a CDS encoding HlyD family efflux transporter periplasmic adaptor subunit, with protein MKNRLVIFVILIVLSAGGFFVFRNIMSGKKSGSGSQAGIVEVKRGNISISVNLSAVIKPINVVEIKSGSRGKILRMPVEKGDFLEEGALVAEIENTFAKHAQEQALADLDAAKTELGKIKTEIETEKNRNQRLLKTAEDNLGRAKLELKKAIEKEKMKEALKKDNIATESELIKQEVDLRFAINEIQEKINKLNKKGPVPNKELGPLKARLESVTSEYNLVLEYLELTKKPIVEEKIDAEKFGIKQAEVELAKAKEKIKKQESREKSVIAAESEVSKKQEALKIAEDNLKGTVITAPVSGAVLRKNIEEGGVLLPEMLADTAGYTIASMANLENVYINANVAEKNAGGIKTGQSVKIIADIFPENVFTGRITKIMPKKVAIKKIKISEITVEIKNSKALLLPEMKMDLQMIIKERKNVLFVPNDVIINADNKKKVFVAREGKPVEREIKTGISNRDFTEIISGLEEGEIISRPGKAAKKEMSR; from the coding sequence GTGTTTAGAAACATAATGTCCGGGAAAAAAAGCGGAAGTGGTTCTCAGGCGGGCATCGTTGAGGTAAAACGCGGCAATATTTCTATTTCTGTTAATTTGTCGGCAGTCATTAAACCTATAAATGTTGTGGAAATAAAATCCGGGTCAAGGGGAAAAATACTAAGAATGCCAGTTGAAAAAGGCGATTTTTTGGAAGAAGGAGCGCTTGTTGCGGAAATTGAGAATACTTTTGCCAAGCATGCCCAGGAGCAGGCCCTGGCGGACCTGGACGCGGCAAAAACTGAGCTTGGAAAAATAAAAACTGAAATTGAAACTGAAAAAAACAGGAACCAGCGGCTTTTAAAGACCGCGGAAGATAATTTGGGACGTGCAAAACTTGAGTTAAAAAAAGCAATTGAAAAAGAAAAAATGAAGGAGGCATTAAAAAAAGATAATATTGCGACTGAATCGGAACTTATAAAACAAGAGGTAGATCTCAGGTTTGCTATAAATGAAATACAGGAAAAAATTAATAAATTAAATAAAAAAGGACCTGTTCCAAATAAGGAGCTGGGACCGTTAAAAGCAAGATTGGAATCCGTAACATCCGAATATAACCTGGTGCTTGAATATTTGGAATTAACAAAAAAACCAATTGTGGAAGAAAAAATTGATGCGGAGAAATTTGGGATAAAACAAGCGGAAGTGGAACTTGCAAAAGCCAAAGAAAAGATAAAAAAGCAGGAGTCAAGAGAAAAGAGTGTTATTGCGGCGGAATCCGAAGTTTCTAAAAAACAGGAGGCTTTAAAAATTGCCGAAGATAATTTAAAAGGGACCGTAATAACCGCTCCTGTTTCAGGCGCTGTTTTGCGGAAAAATATTGAAGAAGGCGGTGTTCTACTGCCTGAAATGTTGGCTGATACTGCAGGATATACCATAGCTTCAATGGCAAATCTTGAAAATGTTTATATAAATGCCAATGTTGCCGAGAAAAATGCCGGCGGGATAAAAACCGGCCAATCAGTAAAGATAATCGCGGACATATTTCCTGAAAATGTTTTTACCGGGCGCATTACAAAAATAATGCCTAAGAAAGTTGCCATTAAAAAAATAAAGATTTCTGAAATAACGGTTGAAATAAAAAATTCGAAGGCATTACTTTTACCGGAAATGAAAATGGATCTCCAAATGATAATAAAAGAACGTAAAAATGTTTTATTTGTGCCTAATGATGTGATTATAAATGCGGACAATAAGAAAAAGGTATTTGTGGCCAGGGAAGGAAAACCGGTAGAGCGTGAGATTAAAACCGGAATAAGCAACAGGGATTTTACTGAAATTATATCGGGTTTGGAAGAAGGGGAGATTATAAGCAGGCCGGGAAAAGCAGCAAAAAAGGAGATGTCCAGGTGA